One stretch of Syntrophorhabdaceae bacterium DNA includes these proteins:
- a CDS encoding endonuclease MutS2 codes for MVDKTLSYLDYLKLVEIIFHFSSTPFIDDSIHQLKPLSNKTDIEERQDRIEAILEVIKWDGKIPLGDIPDIRDVLKRISVGDSILEAQDFILVTGFVRASEDILAFLKKAYNKKAFVIETQNSIKQLPLLFKKISRAINPEGFIEDSASYELSQIRTELFSFREKMKRHLEKIMEKESVRPLLQDSYISLRNNRYVIPLKPNFNEALQGIVHDYSHSLKTSFVEPVECVELNNSINVLVNEEKEEEKKVLKDLTDFVRGFRRELEANLSALKELDLYHSVALFSLEFRCVRPQIGEEGFMEIKDAVNPFIILSKRNKAVPIDIAIAADKRAMIISGPNAGGKTAALKTIGLLCLMAKAGLFVPASGTPILPLFSNVFALIGDEQDIAMELSSFTAHMYAIKELYKQTAGNELILIDEIGGGTEPQEASALAMGIIDALVEKGCKVVVTTHLNLIKAYGYTKPFAMNVATAFDSDAMKPLYKLVYGTAGYSNAIQVAKNIDVPYEIIEKSRAYLGNQEFMLNDLITSLEQEKRVAGEQREELMKLRAEAKTRLALIKESRDEYLKKVDERCNSRLAELEMEIDKIRKEIAKKERIIIATSRKRVEDLRQRFGSEIHKKQADIHVGDYVRVKTLGGSGYVVDMDERGDTYEVVIGNVRTKLKRIFIEKTTGEKHTIGRAQDEVHVETINESELNLMGMRVEEALTTLDRFLDRAIVEGIPRVRILHGIGTGKLMQAIREHLTGAKHIRALHRDERNSGITIVEF; via the coding sequence ATTATCGTACCTCGATTATCTCAAACTCGTAGAGATTATTTTTCATTTTTCATCGACCCCCTTCATCGACGACTCGATACATCAACTTAAACCTCTCTCGAATAAAACTGATATAGAAGAAAGACAGGACCGTATTGAAGCCATTCTCGAGGTGATCAAATGGGATGGCAAGATACCCCTTGGGGACATTCCCGACATACGGGACGTTCTGAAACGGATCTCCGTGGGGGACTCCATTCTTGAGGCCCAGGACTTCATTCTGGTGACCGGTTTTGTGCGTGCATCTGAGGACATCCTTGCTTTCTTAAAAAAGGCATACAACAAGAAAGCCTTTGTGATAGAGACCCAGAACAGCATTAAGCAGCTGCCCCTTCTTTTCAAGAAGATTTCACGGGCAATCAATCCCGAAGGGTTTATCGAGGACAGCGCCTCATACGAGCTGTCGCAAATCAGAACGGAGCTTTTTTCGTTCCGGGAAAAGATGAAGAGACATCTCGAGAAGATCATGGAAAAAGAGAGTGTGAGGCCGCTGCTCCAGGATTCATACATTTCTCTTCGCAACAACAGATATGTGATACCTTTGAAGCCGAATTTCAACGAGGCGCTCCAGGGTATAGTCCATGATTATTCCCATTCGTTGAAAACCTCCTTTGTCGAACCGGTGGAGTGCGTTGAGCTCAACAACTCCATTAACGTTCTCGTCAACGAAGAGAAGGAGGAAGAAAAGAAGGTATTGAAAGACCTCACCGATTTCGTGAGAGGGTTCAGAAGAGAGCTCGAAGCTAATCTCTCAGCCTTAAAAGAGCTTGATCTTTATCATTCCGTCGCGCTTTTCAGTCTTGAGTTCCGTTGCGTAAGACCTCAAATCGGAGAAGAGGGTTTCATGGAGATCAAAGACGCCGTGAACCCCTTTATCATACTTTCCAAGAGGAATAAGGCCGTACCGATTGACATTGCTATAGCGGCCGATAAACGTGCGATGATCATAAGCGGTCCCAATGCGGGAGGCAAAACGGCCGCATTAAAAACCATAGGGCTTCTCTGCCTCATGGCCAAAGCCGGTCTTTTCGTTCCTGCTTCGGGCACACCAATCCTTCCGCTCTTCTCCAATGTCTTTGCGCTCATCGGCGATGAACAGGATATTGCCATGGAATTAAGCAGCTTCACCGCCCACATGTATGCCATCAAGGAACTCTACAAACAAACCGCCGGCAACGAACTCATTCTCATCGATGAGATAGGCGGGGGTACTGAACCGCAGGAGGCATCAGCTCTGGCAATGGGAATTATCGATGCTCTTGTAGAAAAAGGGTGCAAGGTTGTGGTAACAACGCATCTCAACCTCATTAAGGCCTACGGTTACACAAAACCCTTTGCCATGAACGTGGCTACGGCCTTCGATTCGGACGCAATGAAACCTCTCTACAAGCTCGTTTATGGGACCGCCGGTTACAGTAACGCAATTCAGGTGGCGAAGAATATCGACGTGCCTTACGAGATCATTGAAAAGAGTCGCGCCTATCTCGGAAATCAGGAATTTATGCTCAATGACCTCATCACAAGCCTGGAGCAAGAGAAAAGAGTAGCGGGCGAACAACGGGAAGAGTTGATGAAATTACGGGCGGAAGCAAAAACAAGGCTCGCCCTTATTAAAGAGAGCCGCGACGAATACTTGAAAAAAGTCGATGAAAGATGTAACAGCCGGTTAGCGGAACTGGAGATGGAGATTGATAAGATAAGAAAAGAGATTGCAAAGAAAGAAAGGATCATAATAGCAACAAGCAGGAAACGTGTGGAGGATTTGAGGCAAAGGTTCGGGAGTGAAATTCACAAGAAGCAGGCCGATATTCACGTCGGCGACTATGTGCGCGTAAAGACCCTCGGAGGCAGCGGATATGTGGTCGATATGGATGAGAGGGGTGATACATACGAAGTGGTCATCGGCAACGTGCGCACGAAGCTGAAGAGAATTTTCATAGAAAAGACCACCGGGGAAAAGCACACTATCGGCAGGGCTCAAGACGAAGTCCACGTAGAAACGATAAACGAATCAGAATTGAACCTCATGGGCATGAGGGTAGAAGAGGCGCTTACCACCTTAGACAGGTTTCTCGACAGGGCGATCGTCGAAGGCATCCCTCGGGTGAGGATTCTTCACGGGATAGGCACAGGAAAACTCATGCAGGCGATTCGGGAGCACCTCACGGGTGCAAAGCACATCAGGGCGCTGCATAGGGATGAGCGAAATAGTGGCATAACGATTGTGGAGTTTTAA